A section of the Jaculus jaculus isolate mJacJac1 chromosome 6, mJacJac1.mat.Y.cur, whole genome shotgun sequence genome encodes:
- the LOC101604506 gene encoding N-acetyltransferase 8-like: MAPFHICQFQERDRKRVLVLFSQGMEEHISATFYHTLMLPRTLLLLLGAPLALVLMSGSWLLAILCTFCLLLSLWLLARYPWRNYVDTCLRADMADITKSYLSGRGSCFWVAESGEQVAGIVGALPVKDPLLERKQLQLFHLSVSLQHRGLGIAKALVITVLQFARDQGYSEVVLITTNIQHGAVGLYQGMGFQKTGEPSKIILSLLAISRIHFMYPLSSAQGKRL; the protein is encoded by the coding sequence ATGGCTCCTTTTCACATTTGCCAGTTCCAGGAGAGAGATCGCAAAAGGGTCCTGGTCTTGTTTTCCCAGGGCATGGAGGAGCACATCTCTGCCACCTTCTACCACACACTCATGCTGCCCAGAACCCTCCTGCTCCTACTTGGGGCACCCCTGGCTCTAGTCCTGATGTCTGGTTCCTGGCTCCTGGCAATTCTATGCACCTTCTGTCTGCTCCTTTCCCTGTGGCTCCTTGCTAGATACCCCTGGAGGAACTATGTGGACACATGTTTGCGTGCAGACATGGCTGACATCACCAAGTCCTACCTGAGTGGTCGTGGCTCCTGCTTCTGGGTGGCAGAATCTGGTGAACAGGTAGCAGGCATTGTGGGTGCTCTGCCAGTCAAGGATCCACTGTTAGAGAGGAAACAGCTGCAGCTCTTCCACCTGTCTGTGTCCTTGCAGCATCGAGGACTGGGGATAGCAAAAGCCTTGGTGATAACTGTCCTCCAGTTTGCACGGGACCAGGGCTACAGTGAAGTGGTCCTTATCACCACTAATATACAGCATGGTGCTGTTGGCCTCTATCAGGGCATGGGCTTCCAGAAAACAGGAGAACCCTCTAAAATTATCCTGAGTCTATTGGCTATTTCTAGAATTCATTTCATGTATCCCTTGTCTTCTGCTCAGGGAAAGAGACTGTGA
- the LOC123461465 gene encoding LOW QUALITY PROTEIN: serine/threonine-protein kinase PLK4-like (The sequence of the model RefSeq protein was modified relative to this genomic sequence to represent the inferred CDS: deleted 1 base in 1 codon) — MATCIGEKIEDCKVGSLLGKGSFAGVYRAESIHTGLEVAIKMIDKKAMYKAGMVQRVQNEVKIHCQLKHPSILELYNYFEDNNYVYLVLEMCHNGEMNRFLKNRMKPFSESEARHFMHQIITGMLYLHSHGILHRDLTLSNLLLTRNMNIKIADFGLATQLKMPHEKHYTLCGTPNYISPEIATRSAHGLESDIWSLGCMFYTLLIGRPPFDTDTVKNNLNKVVLADYEMPAFLSREAQDLIHQLLRRNPADCLSLSSVLDHPFMSRNYSAKSKDLGTVEDSIDSGHATISTAVTASSSTSMGGSLFDRRRLLTGQPLPNKITVFSKNKSSSDFSLGDGCSFYTQWGNQEHKTSNSGRGRVIVDAGERPHSRYLRRAHSSERSSTSSPSQAKTCTVERCHSVEMLSKPRRSLDEKEGQCSATNSNVSVFPFFKDKASSSSGSFERPDNDQAVSNHHCLGKTPFPFSDQTPHIEMVQQWFGNLQLDAHFRETAEHNMFGSNHDVQAPPDLQGTPRKAWNDTRASKHCDAPDDAHTVQQLGPMQYMTGLHSQPEIIHQEPGFGLDPVSEQNKRSVESSVGYQKHTLRSIMSPLTAHRLKPIRQKTRKAVVSILDSEEVCVELLKEHMSEYVKEVLQISSDGNMVTVYYPNDGRGFPLADKPPSPTDNISRYSFDSLPEKYWRKYQYASRFIQLVRSKSPKITYFTRYAKCVLMENSPDADFEVWFYDGVKIHKTEDLIHVIEKTGKSYTLKNEPEVTSLKEEMKIYMDHANEGHRICLALESIISEEEKRSRSASFFPMIVGRKPGHAGSPKAQSLLPPLDPGCSRTEGPSSHKVITDSATVPTQASAPNPSVITTDGPGHTASGTSVSSGLKDCLPKSAQLLKSVFVKNVGWATQLTSGAVWVQFIDGSQLVVQAGVSSISYISPNGQTTRYGENEKLPDYIKQKLQCLSSILLMFSSSSPSLL; from the exons ATGGCGACGTGCATCGGGGAGAAGATCGAGGATTGTAAGGTTGGCAGTCTTCTTGGGAAAGGATCTTTCGCTGGTGTCTACAGAGCTGAATCCATTCACACTGGGTTGGAAGTTGCAATCAAAATGATAGATAAGAAAGCCATGTACAAAGCTGGAATGGTACAACGAGTCCAAAATGAGGTGAAAATACATTGCCAGTTAAAACATCCTTCTATCTTAGAGCTTTATAACTATTTTGAAGATAACAATTATGTATATCTGGTATTAGAAATGTGTCATAATGGAGAAATGAATAGATTTCTAAAGAACAGAATGAAACCTTTCTCAGAAAGTGAAGCTCGACACTTCATGCACCAGATTATCACAGGAATGTTATATCTTCATTCTCATGGTATATTACACCGGGACCTCACGCTTTCCAACCTCTTACTTACTCGTAATATGAACATAAAGATAGCTGACTTTGGACTAGCAACTCAATTGAAAATGCCGCATGAGAAGCACTATACGCTGTGTGGAACTCCTAATTACATTTCGCCAGAAATTGCAACTCGAAGTGCACATGGACTTGAATCTGATATTTGGTCATTGGGTTGTATGTTTTACACATTACTTATTGGAAGACCACCTTTTGACACAGATACAGTCAAGAACAACTTGAATAAGGTAGTGTTGGCAGATTATGAAATGCCAGCTTTTTTGTCAAGAGAAGCTCAGGACCTTATTCATCAGTTACTTCGTAGAAATCCAGCAGATTGTTTAAGTTTGTCTTCAGTGTTAGACCATCCTTTTATGTCCCGAAATTATTCAGCAAAAAGTAAAGATCTAGGAACTGTG GAAGACTCGATTGATAGTGGACATGCTACAATTTCTACTGCAGTTACAGCTTCTTCCAGTACCAGTATGGGTGGTAGTCTGTTTGACAGACGGAGACTTTTAACTGGACAACCACTCCCAAATAAAATTActgtattttcaaaaaataaaagttcaagtGACTTTTCTTTAGGAGATGGATGCAGTTTTTATACTCAGTGGGGAAATCAAGAGCACAAAACTAGTAATAGTGGAAGAGGAAGAGTAATTGTAGATGCAGGGGAAAGGCCACATTCTCGGTACCTTCGCAGAGCTCATTCCTCCGAAAGATCTAGCACTTCTAGTCCGTCTCAAGCAAAAACATGCACAGTGGAACGGTGTCACTCTGTGGAAATGCTTTCAAAGCCCAGAAGATCACTGGATGAAAAAGAAGGGCAGTGCTCAGCCACAAACAGCAATGTCAGTGTTTTTCCCTTCTTTAAAGACAAGGCATCCAGTAGTTCTGGATCTTTTGAAAGACCTGATAATGATCAAGCAGTCTCCAATCATCATTGTCTAGGAAAAACTCCTTTTCCATTTTCAGACCAGACACCTCATATAGAAATGGTACAGCAGTGGTTTGGGAATCTGCAACTGGATGCTCATTTCAGAGAAACTGCTGAGCACAACATGTTTGGTTCAAACCATGATGTCCAAGCCCCCCCAGATTTGCAGGGCACACCAAGAAAAGCATGGAATGATACAAGAGCCAGCAAGCACTGTGACGCTCCTGATGATGCACACACTGTACAGCAGCTGGGTCCCATGCAGTACATGACAGGACTTCACAGTCAACCTGAAATCATTCACCAAGAACCTGGTTTTGGTTTAGATCCTGTCTctgaacaaaacaaaaggagTGTGGAGTCATCAGTGGGTTATCAAAAACATACCTTACGAAGCATTATGTCTCCTTTGACTGCTCACAGACTAAAACCAATCAGACAGAAAACCAGAAAGGCTGTGGTGAGCATCCTTGATTcagaggaagtgtgtgtggagCTTCTCAAAGAGCATATGTCTGAATATGTGAAAGAAGTTCTTCAAATATCCAGCGATGGGAATATGGTTACTGTTTATTATCCAAATGATGGAAGAGGCTTTCCTCTTGCTGATAAACCACCCTCTCCTACTGACAACATCAGTAGGTATAGCTTTGACAGTTTACCAGAAAAATACTGGCGAAAATATCAATATGCTTCCAGATTTATACAGCTTGTAAGATCTAAATCTCCCAAAATCACTTATTTTACAAGATACGCTAAATGTGTTTTGATGGAGAATTCTCCTGATGCTGACTTTGAGGTTTGGTTTTATGATGGagtaaaaatacacaaaacagaAGATTTAATTCATGTGATTGAAAAGACTGGAAAAtcttacactttaaaaaatgaaccagAGGTTACCAGcttgaaagaggaaatgaaaatctATATGGACCATGCAAATGAGGGTCATCGTATTTGTTTAGCACTGGAATCTATAATCtcagaagaggaaaaaagaagtaGGAGTGCTTCCTTTTTCCCAATGATTGTAGGGAGAAAACCTGGTCATGCTGGTTCACCTAAAGCTCAATCACTTCTGCCTCCTTTGGATCCTGGCTGTTCCAGGACAGAGGGTCCATCTTCACATAAGGTCATCACAGATAGCGCCACTGTTCCAACACAGGCATCAGCACCTAATCCTTCTGTCATTACAACTGATGGGCCTGGCCATACAGCTTCAGGAACAAGTGTATCTTCTGGTCTAAAAGATTGTCTTCCTAAATCAGCACaacttttaaaatctgtttttgtGAAAAATGTTGGTTGGGCTACACAGTTAACTAGTGGAGCCGTGTGGGTTCAGTTTATTGATGGTTCACAGTTGGTTGTACAAGCAGGAGTATCTTCTATCAGTTATATATCACCAAATGGTCAAACAACAAGGTatggagaaaatgaaaaattaccAGACTACATCAAACAGAAATTACAGTGTCTGTCTTCTATCCTTTTGATGTTCTCTAGCTCAAGTCCTAGCCTTCTTTGA